A part of Aspergillus flavus chromosome 1, complete sequence genomic DNA contains:
- a CDS encoding molecular chaperone, translating to MVLPQLFSRHKSKRSKSKQIQHPDLSTLTPNPTPVPSASSPPPPPPPRFPPSSPSTSSSPRHSQSTRKNPPPPPPPPYQPTAAATAPPPQTNLPRKSSTRPAHSRSSSIPSHSKSCHRPTHSSATSKGSFSSSASRPTFSRASTVHRFKKHDPDLHPLNLPPDELRRLSAMAAAADRSSMDVDSNDPRLSSSANGVNGTHAEKSPTPPPHRSNGTTAEADSFKLAGNKFFKDRNYARAIEEFSKAVEINPNSSVYLSNRAAAHMAAHQYINALEDCERALELDPSNAKIQYRLARILTSLGRPQEALNVLSRTDPPASATDRAPAEKMIRFVTQAEETLAQERGVSMALFCLDQARALLGNGVKEPRKWTLITAEAQLKMANENSYAKAQDIAMNMLRQNNQDPDALMIRARAFYGLGETEQALKTLKICISLDPDMKSAIKLLRTVQKLMRTKEEGNNAFKAKDYRKAIDLWSQALEVDPSNKDMNAKILQNRAQAHINLKEYDNAVKDCTEALRLDPSYVKAQKIRAKAHGAAGNWEEAVRDYKAVAESNPTEKGIQEEIRKAEFELKKAQRKDYYKILGVSKDASEHEIKKAYRKLAIQYHPDKNRDDPQGDEKFKEIGEAYETLIDPQKRASYDNGDDLIDPSDMFGGHGGFSGFGGMGGMGGMGGMGGMGGMGGMGGTHINIDPNILFNMMNGGGGGGFAQAGGNPFGGGQSRGGFPGGFPF from the exons ATGGTTCTTCCGCAACTTTTCTCTCGTCACAAATCCAAGAGATCCAAATCCAAGCAAATTCAGCATCCGGATCTCTCGACTTTGACTCCAAATCCGACGCCGGtcccttctgcttcttctcctcctcctccgccaccTCCTAGATTTCCTCCGTCGTCgccttcaacctcttcttctccccgtcATTCTCAGAGTACCCGGAAAAAtcctccaccccctccacctccaccgtaCCAACCCACTGCTGCGGCGactgctcctcctcctcagacGAATCTTCCACGCAAATCCTCGACTCGTCCGGCCCACAGTCGGTCGTCgtccattccttctcacTCCAAATCCTGTCACCGTCCGACACATTCCTCTGCTACCTCTAAGGGcagtttctcttcctccgcctcTCGTCCTACCTTCTCCCGTGCTTCGACCGTTCACCGGTTCAAGAAGCACGACCCCGATCTTCATCCGTTAAATCTTCCTCCTGACGAACTACGTCGTCTATCAGCCATGGCCGCTGCTGCTGACCGGAGCTCGATGGACGTCGACAGCAATGACCCTCGTCTGTCGTCGTCCGCTAATGGTGTGAACGGAACACATGCCGAAAAGAGCCctacccctcctcctcatagATCAAATGGAACGACCGCTGAGGCGGATTCATTCAAGTTGGCGGGAAATAAATTCTTCAAGGATCGCAATTATGCTCGGGCTATTGAAGAGTTCAGCAAAG CCGTTGAGATTAACCCTAATTCTTCCGTGTACCTGTCCAACCGGGCGGCGGCACACATGGCCGCCCATCAATATATCAATGCTCTTGAAGACTGCGAACGAGCTCTTGAGCTCGATCCGTCCAACGCTAAGATTCAGTACCGTCTGGCCCGTATCCTCACTAGTCTGGGCCGCCCGCAAGAGGCCCTTAATGTCCTCTCTCGCACGGACCCTCCCGCCTCAGCGACCGACCGTGCACCTGCTGAGAAGATGATTCGTTTCGTGACCCAAGCGGAAGAGACCCTGGCTCAGGAACGGGGGGTGTCGATGGCTCTGTTCTGTCTAGACCAGGCGAGAGCGCTCCTGGGAAATGGCGTTAAGGAGCCCCGCAAGTGGACCTTGATTACCGCGGAAGCACAGCTGAAGATGGCAAACGAGAATTCGTATGCAAAGGCACAGGATATTGCGATGAACATGCTTCGACAGAACAATCAAGATCCTGACGCTCTTATGATCCGTGCCCGTGCATTCTACGGCCTCGGAGAGACGGAACAGGCGCTGAAGACCCTTAAAATCTGTATCAGTTTGGATCCTGATATGAAGTCGGCTATTAAACTACTTCGTACCGTTCAGAAGTTGATGCGCACGAAGGAAGAGGGCAACAATGCTTTCAAGGCCAAGGATTACCGTAAGGCTATCGACCTCTGGTCGCAAGCTTTGGAGGTAGACCCGTCCAACAAGGACATGAACGCAAAGATCTTACAGAATCGTGCTCAGGCACACATTAACCTGAAGGAATACGATAACGCAGTCAAAGACTGCACCGAGGCTCTGCGGTTGGATCCGTCGTATGTCAAGGCACAGAAGATTCGTGCTAAGGCCCACGGTGCTGCTGGTAACTGGGAAGAAGCAGTGCGCGATTACAAGGCCGTGGCGGAGTCCAACCCCACCGAAAAGGGTATCCAGGAAGAGATTCGCAAGGCTGAATTTGAGCTCAAGAAGGCCCAGCGGAAGGACTACTACAAGATCTTGGGTGTGTCTAAGGATGCTTCCGAGCatgagatcaagaaggcctACCGCAAGCTGGCCATCCAGTACCACCCGGATAAGAACCGTGATGATCCTCAAGGTGATGAGAAGTTCAAGGAGATCGGAGAGGCTTATGAGACCCTGATCGATCCTCA GAAACGTGCTTCTTATGACAATGGTGATGACCTCATTGACCCATCCGACATGTTCGGTGGCCATGGTGGCTTCAGCGGCTTCGGCGGCATGGGAGGCATGGGAGGCATGGGTGGAATGGGCGGTATGGGTGGTATGGGTGGCATGGGCGGCACCCATATCAACATCGACCCCAACATCCTCTTTAACATGATGAacggcggcggtggcggtGGATTCGCCCAGGCCGGCGGAAACCCCTTCGGCGGCGGCCAGTCCCGCGGCGGATTCCCTGGCGGATTCCCCTTCTAA